A single region of the Garra rufa chromosome 6, GarRuf1.0, whole genome shotgun sequence genome encodes:
- the LOC141336240 gene encoding glypican-5-like, with product MQPVIQSAVEGIEWLSSAEVCLWIVVREDKASFTLSDLSFSALVLVWPSSHTYTTTHDRHMMSSALRRTYFPVVLRAHKKHSEDIANSASRASFAETVDSLVRQAENHTHAVLLHTYRDLAGPAAAPVGEFFTDVGLFVLGSELSLEEASQRFFDALFPLVYERLVEPDLSRLSPPYAECVRASCRDLAPYGGAPGRLAAHISRASLPGRVFLQALHLGVEVINTTDHIQLSRECKRGLLRMSYCPHCQGLTNNKPCMGYCLNVVRGCLANLAEVDAHWREFVRSLEVLSTRMHGAQDLEQVLLGVHGLVRDAVAHAQRIAPQLSAQVHRVCGHPSRQRPEQVSSVQHGSAARDSIPLKGASRNAEDTLSNRRKEFINSLRLYRAFYGGLADQLCVSDLASGDGLDCWNGAHVASLYGDSCEVSTCVINEFIRCWSLLAFFPLTINSFISDKAAVRGSAASSRFPLLWSPPPSSNPSPRAAISPGLSAPQHSHKFIAGGISSQPSSAVSAARWQVGPYFKRRGEAGRVIVHQ from the exons ATGCAGCCAGTAATTCAGTCAGCGGTCGAGGGGATTGAGTGGCTCTCTAGCGCTGAAGTGTGCTTGTGGATTGTCGTCAGAGAAGATAAA GCCTCTTTTACCCTCTCAGATCTCTCTTTCTCTGCCCTGGTACTTGTCTGGCCATCATCACACACTTACACCACAACCCATGATAGGCACATGATGTCCTCGGCTCTCAGACGGACATATTTCCCC GTGGTTCTCAGGGCTCATAAAAAACACAGCGAGGATATTGCTAACTCTGCAAGTCGGGCGTCATTCGCAG AAACCGTGGACTCCCTGGTCCGTCAGGCTGAGAATCACACTCACGCCGTCCTCCTGCACACGTACCGTGATCTGGCCGGTCCCGCGGCGGCTCCCGTCGGAGAGTTTTTCACAGACGTGGGTCTCTTCGTCTTGGGCTCCGAACTCAGTCTAGAAGAAGCTTCGCAGCGTTTTTTCGACGCTCTTTTCCCTCTCGTTTACGAGCGTCTGGTGGAGCCGGATCTGTCCCGCTTGTCTCCGCCCTACGCCGAATGCGTCCGCGCGTCCTGTCGGGATCTGGCTCCGTACGGCGGAGCCCCGGGTCGCCTCGCCGCACACATCTCCCGCGCCTCTCTGCCAGGCCGGGTGTTCCTCCAGGCGCTGCACTTGGGCGTCGAGGTCATCAATACGACCGACCACATCCAACTCAGCCGCGAGTGCAAACGCGGCCTTCTGAGGATGAGCTACTGCCCGCACTGCCAGGGTTTGACCAATAACAAGCCCTGCATGGGCTACTGCCTCAACGTGGTGCGAGGGTGTCTCGCTAATTTGGCCGAAGTGGACGCCCACTGGAGGGAGTTTGTGCGCTCGTTGGAGGTGCTCTCTACCCGCATGCACGGGGCGCAGGACCTGGAGCAAGTGCTTCTGGGAGTTCACGGGCTGGTGAGGGACGCCGTGGCCCACGCGCAGAGGATCGCGCCGCAGCTTTCTGCACAG GTGCACAGGGTGTGCGGTCACCCCAGCAGACAGCGGCCGGAGCAGGTGAGCAGCGTTCAGCACGGCAGCGCCGCACGAGACTCCATTCCTCTGAAAGGAGCCAGCAGAAACGCAGAAGACACGCTCAGCAACAGGAGGAA AGAGTTCATCAACAGTCTGCGTCTGTATCGTGCGTTCTACGGCGGCCTGGCCGACCAGCTGTGTGTGAGCGATCTGGCCTCTGGAGACGGACTGGACTGCTGGAACGGAGCTCATGTGGCCAG TCTGTATGGAGACTCGTGTGAGGTTTCCACCTGTGTAATTAATGAGTTTATACGGTGTTGGTCTCTGTTGGCATTTTTCCCACTCACCATAAACAGCTTTATAAGTGACAAGGCAGCTGTTCGTGGATCCGCAGCATCCTCCCGTTTCCCTCTCCTCTGGTCTCCTCCCCCCTCATCCAATCCGTCTCCTCGCGCTGCTATCTCACCTGGCCTGTCAGCGCCTCAACACTCCCATAAATTCATCGCCGGTGGTATTTCCTCCCAACCGTCATCCGCTGTCAGCGCTGCCAGATGGCAGGTGGGACCATATTTCAAGAGGAGAGGTGAGGCGGGACGGGTTATTGTCCACCAGTAA